Proteins co-encoded in one Cynocephalus volans isolate mCynVol1 chromosome 11, mCynVol1.pri, whole genome shotgun sequence genomic window:
- the INHBA gene encoding inhibin beta A chain produces the protein MPLLWLRGLLLASCWLALRGSPTPGPEGHGAAPACPSCALAALPKDAPNSEPDMVEAVKKHILNMLHLKKRPDVTQPVPKAALLNAIRKLHVGKVGEDGYVEIEDDIGRRAEMNELMEQTSEIITFAESGTARKTLHFEISKEGSDLSVVERAEIWLFLKVPKTNRTRTKVTIRLYQQQKHPQGSLDAGEEAEEVGLKGERSELLLSEKVVDARKSTWHVFPVSSSIQRLLDQGRSSLDVRIACEQCPESGASLVLLGKRKKKEEEGDGKKKDGGDGGVAGDEEKEQSHRPFLMLQARQAEDHPHRRRRRGLECDGKVNICCKKHFFVSFKDIGWNDWIIAPSGYHANYCEGECPSHIAGTSGSSLSFHSTVINHYRMRGHSPFANLKSCCVPTKLRPMSMLYYDDSQNIIKKDIQNMIVEECGCS, from the exons ATGCCCTTGCTGTGGCTGAGAGGACTGCTGCTGGCCAGCTGCTGGCTGGCACTGAGGGGCTCGCCCACGCCGGGACCCGAGGGCCACGGCGCAGCCCCCGCCTGCCCGTCCTGCGCGCTGGCCGCGCTCCCGAAGGACGCCCCCAACTCTGAGCCCGACATGGTGGAGGCCGTCAAAAAGCACATCCTCAACATGCTGCACCTGAAGAAGAGGCCCGATGTCACCCAGCCCGTGCCCAAGGCGGCGCTTCTCAACGCCATCCGCAAGCTTCATGTGGGCAAGGTGGGGGAGGACGGGTACGTGGAGATCGAGGACGACATCGGCAGGCGGGCAGAAATGAATGAACTCATGGAGCAGACCTCGGAGATCATCACGTTCGCAGAGTCAG GCACAGCCAGGAAGACGTTGCACTTTGAAATTTCCAAGGAAGGCAGTGACCTGTCGGTGGTGGAGCGTGCAGAAATCTGGCTCTTCCTAAAAGTGCCCAAGACCAACAGGACCAGGACCAAAGTCACCATCCGCCTCTACCAGCAGCAGAAGCACCCCCAGGGCAGCTTGGACGCTGGGGAGGAGGCGGAGGAGGTGGGCCTGAAGGGAGAGAGGAGTGAACTGCTGCTGTCTGAAAAGGTGGTGGATGCCCGGAAGAGCACGTGGCACGTCTTCCCTGTCTCCAGCAGCATCCAGCGGTTGCTGGACCAGGGCAGGAGCTCCCTGGACGTCCGGATTGCCTGTGAGCAGTGCCCTGAGAGTGGGGCCAGCCTGGTGCTCCTgggcaagaggaagaagaaggaggaggagggggacggGAAGAAGAAGGATGGAGGTGACGGAGGGGTGGCAGGAGACGAGGAGAAAGAGCAGTCGCACAGGCCTTTCCTCATGCTGCAGGCGCGACAGGCTGAGGACCACCCTCACCGCCGGCGCCGGCGGGGCCTGGAGTGCGATGGCAAGGTCAACATCTGCTGCAAGAAACACTTCTTCGTTAGCTTCAAGGACATCGGCTGGAATGACTGGATCATCGCTCCCTCTGGCTACCATGCCAACTACTGCGAGGGGGAGTGCCCGAGCCACATAGCGGGCACGTCCGGGTCCTCACTGTCCTTCCACTCGACGGTCATCAACCACTACCGCATGCGGGGTCACAGCCCCTTCGCCAACCTCAAATCGTGCTGTGTGCCCACCAAGCTGAGACCCATGTCCATGCTGTACTACGATGACAGTCAGAACATCATCAAAAAGGACATTCAGAACATGATCGTGGAGGAGTGTGGCTGCTCGTAG